The proteins below come from a single Miscanthus floridulus cultivar M001 chromosome 1, ASM1932011v1, whole genome shotgun sequence genomic window:
- the LOC136487876 gene encoding glycine-rich cell wall structural protein 2-like yields MATKHLALAILVLLSIGMATAAGSRKLGYSPGGGGGGSGSGGGGGHGGSGYGSGSGYGEGGGSGGAAGGYGHGGGEGGGGGEGGGAGGSGYGSGQGSGYGAGSGGAGGYGSGGGGGGGQGGGSGYGHGGGSGYGSGSGYGSGSGYGGGAGGGGGQGGGGGSGQGGSGYGSGSGYGSGEGYGAGGAHGGGYGSGGGGGGGGGGGQGGGFGYGSGSGSGYGGGNGNGHY; encoded by the coding sequence ATGGCGACCAAGCATCTGGCACTTGCCATCCTCGTTCTCCTTAGCATAGGCATGGCCACCGCTGCTGGAAGCCGCAAACTGGGTTACAGCcccgggggaggaggtggcggcagcggtagcggtggtggtggtggccatgggGGATCAGGCTATGGGTCCGGATCAGGGTATGGTGAGGGCGGTGGCAGTGGAGGTGCTGCTGGTGGGTATGGACATGGTGGTGGCgaaggaggcggtggcggcgagggTGGTGGAGCTGGTGGCTCTGGGTATGGCTCAGGGCAAGGGTCTGGCTACGGAGCTGgcagtggtggtgctggtgggtatgggagtggtggtggaggtggtggtggccaaGGTGGTGGTTCGGGCTATGGCCATGGAGGCGGCTCGGGCTACGGCTCTGGCTCGGGCTACGGCTCTGGCTCtggctatggtggtggtgctggtggtggtggtggacaaggtggcggtggtggcagcgggCAAGGTGGATCTGGCTACGGCTCTGGCTCGGGGTATGGGTCAGGTGAAGGATATGGAGCAGGTGGTGCTCATGGAGGAGGCTATGgaagcggtggtggcggtggaggtggcggtggcggtggtcaaggtggtggctttggctatGGATCTGGATCCGGCTCTGGttatggaggtggcaatggcaaCGGGCACTATTAG